The Microbacterium sp. LKL04 sequence GGCCGTCCCCGTCGAGCGACGAGAGGTGACCGCCGCGGGTGTACCGACGGCGTACTGGGTCTACGGACCGGTGGATGCCGAGACGACGATCCTCGCGGTGCACGGATTCCGAGGCGACCACCACGGTCTCGAACCGATCGTCGCGCAGCTCGACGGCATCCGGGTGGTCTCGCCCGACCTGCCCGGGTTCGGCGAGACCCCCGCGTTCCCGGGGCGGCATGACCTCGACGCGTACGCATCGTGGCTGACCGCCTTCGCCGCCGAGGTCGCACCCGGCGCGGTCGTCCTCGGACACTCCTTCGGTTCCATCGTGTCGTCGGCTGCGGTCGCGCGCGGGCTCGGGACTCCTCGCCTGATCCTCGTGAACCCCATCGGGGCGCCCGCGCTCGAGGGACCCCGCGGGATCCTCACGAGGCTCGCGATCTTCTACTACTGGGCCGGTGCCCGGCTGCCCCGGCCGGTCGGCGACGCGCTCCTGCGCAATCGTCTGATCGTCCGGGTCACCAGCGTCGCCATGGCCAAGACGAAGGACCGCGGTCTCCGTGCGTTCATCCACGATCAGCACGACACCTATTTCTCGCGGTTCGCCGACCGCGACACCCTGCACGAGGCGTTCGTCACTTCGGTCTCGCACGACGTGCGCGAGGCTGCGGGGCGTATCGACGTCCCGACGCTCCTCATCGCCGCGGAGAACGACGACATCAC is a genomic window containing:
- a CDS encoding alpha/beta fold hydrolase — its product is MTAANPYAERLAAVPVERREVTAAGVPTAYWVYGPVDAETTILAVHGFRGDHHGLEPIVAQLDGIRVVSPDLPGFGETPAFPGRHDLDAYASWLTAFAAEVAPGAVVLGHSFGSIVSSAAVARGLGTPRLILVNPIGAPALEGPRGILTRLAIFYYWAGARLPRPVGDALLRNRLIVRVTSVAMAKTKDRGLRAFIHDQHDTYFSRFADRDTLHEAFVTSVSHDVREAAGRIDVPTLLIAAENDDITPLSAQFELQEMFRDADLVVIPDVGHLIHYETPRAAASAITRFLRPSGDGTR